In one Trichosurus vulpecula isolate mTriVul1 chromosome 8, mTriVul1.pri, whole genome shotgun sequence genomic region, the following are encoded:
- the PSMA4 gene encoding proteasome subunit alpha type-4, whose amino-acid sequence MSRRYDSRTTIFSPEGRLYQVEYAMEAIGHAGTCLGILANDGVLLAAERRNIHKLLDEVFFSEKIYKLNEDMACSVAGITSDANVLTNELRLIAQRYLLQYQEPIPCEQLVTALCDIKQAYTQFGGKRPFGVSLLYIGWDKHYGFQLYQSDPSGNYGGWKATCIGNNSAAAVSMLKQDYKEGGMTLKSALALAIKVLNKTMDVSKLSAEKVEIATLTRENGKTTIRVLKQKEVEQLIKKHEEEEAKAEREKKEKEQKEKDK is encoded by the exons ATG TCTCGAAGATATGACTCGAGGACCACTATATTTTCACCAGAAG GTCGCTTGTACCAGGTGGAATATGCCATGGAAGCTATTGGACATGCAGGCACCTGCTTGGGAATTTTAGCAAATGATGGTGTCTTGTTAGCTGCAGAGAGACGGAACATCCACAAGCTTCTGGATGAAGTCTTTTTTTCAGAAAAGATTTACAAACTCAATGA ggatATGGCTTGCAGTGTGGCAGGCATAACTTCTGATGCTAATGTTTTAACTAATGAACTGAGACTCATTGCTCAGAG GTACCTATTACAGTATCAAGAACCTATTCCTTGTGAGCAGTTGGTTACAGCCCTGTGTGATATCAAACAAGCTTATACACAGTTTGGAG GAAAACGCCCTTTTGGTGTGTCATTGCTGTACATAGGCTGGGATAAGCATTATGGTTTCCAGCTGTATCAGAGCGACCCCAGTGGAAATTATGGAGGTTGGAAGGCCACTTGCATTGGGAATAATAGTGCG GCGGCTGTGTCAATGTTAAAGCAAGACTACAAGGAAGGAGGAATGACTCTGAAGTCCGCACTTGCTTTAGCGATTAAAGTGCTCAATAAAACCATGGATGTTAGTAAACTTTCTGCTGAAAAAG ttGAAATTGCAACATTaacaagagaaaatggaaagacgACAATCAGAGTTTTAAAACAGAAAGAAGTGGAACAGTTGATTAAGAAACatgaagaggaagaagcaaaAGCAGAAcgtgagaagaaggaaaaagaacagaaagaaaaagataaatag